The window TCACCACTATTTAACGCTTTAAAAGTGCTCTTCCAAAAGCCGGagtgttcagtttgtttcaaaCTTCCGTGTCCACTCTTCCCGTCTTGCGGAGTTTCTTCCCCTGTGGTACCCGGACTAAAGGCACTTCAATCAAGGAGGTGAAGAGAAATCGAGGAAACTCAGCTGGCCAGAGGCCGACGACTCTTCCTGCAAGCGCTTTCCTCTGTTTACACTCTGTGAGCTGTTCGTTGCCGACCCCTCGGTTCGCGTACTTATTCATCGCTTTCACGTGAATATCTCGCCAATAAACTTTGGCCGAGTAGTAGTAGTGTCGCTGGTGCCGCCATACTTCCATACGCAAGGTGGTTTACAGAAATATGTGGGTGGGGCGACGTGTGACGTCACGTGCGTGCGTGGGCTAGTACATGGGACCAGAGCAAAGGTTTTATTATGCtgtgagagcaggaggacagagcagctccagctccactgACAGGCGATCAGCTGAGGCAGGAAAACGACCAAAACCCGCTTTTCCAAGTCTTTCACTCGATAGAATTTTCACCACATTCTGGTGAGTTTTATCTAAGGTATGTAACTTAAAAGATATAGTGTTTTAAAGGggagaaagcttttttttttttactttgctcCTCCAACTCACATGCAACATTATTAAAATGCCATCACATATCAAATGTGAATACACTGTAAAGTATAAAGAACTCTGATATATCATTTGCACACCAGTTGAGCATTGCCATTTTCACTAATTAGTTCATCCAGTATTTAATAGTGATACTGACCATcttatttcacaaaaacaaacattttaaggtGTACCATACAACTGCATTACTGTTACTGCAGATGGTAAAAGATTGCATAAATACATGAACTAAAACCCCTTACTGAGACTTGAGTAAGACTTCAATAAGACACACCACACTAAAAAGTACAGAAAATTATAGAAAATTTATTGCATACAAGTTTTTTGTATACTAACACACAttataaaaaatgttttactaTACCTCTGTAAATCTTAAGAACAGCTGCTCTAGAGATTTCTGAATGCTGCAGGATTTTAAAATCCATCATTTCCATTAACAGGCAAACAATCAGCAGTTTTGTTGTATAAAATGCATTTAGAGCTGTTCAGCTGCACAACAGACGGTCACAACAGGGTGATAGGGTGCTCTGAAAAAAGGTCAGCTCAGTCCTCTGATACAGCTGGTCAGTCCCTGGCAAAGCTGCTTGACATGATCTTGGTCTTGGTCACAGGTCATAGTTAGGATTTGTGCTCTTTAACCTTCCTGTTCCaacagtttctgttgtgtcaaCATTATAATCTCCTCCATCACTTCTGGTTTCAAGATGTCCTTGACCTATGGAGACAGCATACAGCCGAGAATTATATTAGATTAGTTACGCTGAAGAATATCTGGTTTAAACACCACAAACATTGTATGGATCCTGGTGAATTTAACAAACACTCCCCACTACAAACAAATCAGTGCAGTAATTTCATCAATGATTTCAGCTTTAATAGTGaacatattttttgttactGAGACAAATCATGGACACAGTTTTTAGCAATGACTAATTCAGTGCAGACTGATAAGGGTTTTTCATTGGCTGGTGTCAATATTTATAGAGCAGGGTGGCCCACGGCAGATACATACTGCCGCTATCATGTGGTTGTTTTTTCATCTGATAATAGACAACACTCTAATAGTAATAACAAAAGAGGCACAATTGCGGAATTTAAATCTACATTTCATGACGCTAATGTAATTGTCTGcattgtctctgtttgtttcagcaGATCTGCACTATGTCTGCAGTGcacttattttaaataaaaaaatgtatcaaCTAAATAAATATCCAcaagtaattaaaaaaactaaacgtctccttctttcctcttctaGCTCCTTGAGTTGCATTTATTCACTTCTATTGCATATTATTCACTTCACAAAATAACCCATAAAacaactggactggactgggtTGGACTTGTTAGCTCGGGCTATTAGCAAAAGAGAAAACGTTCCAAACTAATGCCCACATCAACAGTAAATGTGCCTCGTAGATGTGTGAACGACGATATGGTGACAACATGTCAGCCAACATGTGAGATTATAAAAGCAATATTTATGAGAAGCATTAGGGATGATATCATCAATTCCCCACccaaaaaagcaataaaatcaaCCATGTCTGTTCCACAAAGTTTTAAAACAGTGGAGTCTAAATTGGGGACTGCTGTCAGTCATTGCTGTAGGTTTCCAATATGGCCACCAGATGGCACAACACATCAAAGAAAAGTCCACTTCTTTCCATTTTATCAGGTATGTGAGGCAGAAGGTTTTAATTCAAAAACAATTACATGCCGTCGGAAACTGAAATAAGCAACTGTGGCGCATCTAATTTTATCCGACAGCTTCCTACCTGGTGTTGAACTGAGGATTCGTAGCAATAGAGAACACTGGTGTCATACAGAAGGACCTTGTGTGCAGCCAAAGCCAGTAGGCAGTTTCTCAAGCGTGAAATTACTTCTCgatctgacagactgacaggctgaaagggagagacacaagATGCACAAAGAAATTAATTTGACACATAAATGTAAATACAATTTGGATGTGGTagattaataaaaaataagtgTCCTCTCTTTGTTGATTACTCAGATATTGAACTGTAAGGGTATCTAATCAGGACTGGGTGCGTTTAGCAGACAAATTGTGGATATCAATATTTCTCTTTTCCCACCTCCAAACTTGTGAACTTCTTAATTGAAATCTGTGTATTCAGTGACAGAACGACTGGTGAAACTATGAAATACTGCTCTTTCCAGATTTGTCCCCACCTCCATGCTGGTGTAGAAGcccccagcctcctcctcctgttgttCTGGTGTGGGATACAACCACACAAAGCCATTGTTCCCAAGGATGATGGACGCACCACATGGCAGGTTGTGAAAATGAGTTTTCTGCCTCTTgatcagagaaggagaaagcTGTACCAGCACTCCTTGACCCAACTGATTGTCAGAGAAAGCAGAAGCAGGTTATTGGGCAGATTAGGAACGACGAGAAAGTATTGCtatcttattttttttcagtaacACAATTAAAGCTACAACACATGAATGTAATGGTATTTAATCAAGGAGCAAAATCACCATGGTATTCTCTGTGCATGTCATTGTGTACACTGGCTTAACTTACTTTTCCATACTTCAAACTACGGGTGTGAAGTGACAGGGCTCCGTCTGAGAAGACAGACTGCACCTCCGcctaaaagcacagaaaaagagCATCAAGAACATAATAAGTGGGGATAATAAGATGGAGCAGCCAATGAAAGACTGTAATAAACTATGAGTTACACTGATGAGATCGCCCTCCTGAAGGTATTCTCTCATGGTGAGCTCATCTTCTGCCGATCGTCTCCTCtaaaagagaaaatcaaatgaacaacTTACATAATAAACAAAAGTTGCCCTTTAACAAACTTCCCTGTCCAAACCCACTTCCCTATAGGACAAGCTAGCAGCGAAATACACAGGACTAGTGTCTCACCAGCTCTCCCCCAGGCAGATTGACAGAAGACAACAAGAGGACAGAGTCCAGCCGGGAGTTGGTCTCCACCTTCCACCGTTTCTGTTGCACCTACATATATCACACACAAAATATCATACTGATCAAAATAACAATGGCTTGATCTAACCACGTAATTTTAGGCTACATTTAAAAGGTCAGACATCACATATGAGAAGAAAAGTGATGGCAGTGCCTTACCTCTGTGATTCTGCCAACCACCACATCTCCAACCTCACCATTGAACCTGCAATTCAATAACATACAACAAAATTATAACGAATGCAAACGCAGCAGTACATTAACCAATTAAAATGTGCGCAGACATCAATTTAATACCACTTGACTTTGGCTGTAAATGTCTAAAAGCCTCAGTTCAATCACTTACCTGGTCTTAAGCGGTCTGACACAGATCAGCTTGTCTACTCTCTGCACCTCTCCAGCGACTGAAGCGGTTAGCTTGTCTTCATCGACATAGGTACCATGACCCCTGGGGATGAATGGTGTACAGCAATTAGCACTGTAACGACTAATTGATTTGTTGTCAGCTATTAAATGAATTTCCAGATATTtggataattgattaatcggtTCATTTTGGATGTTTCTATGATGATATTTTGGTTTCTTTACTCCCCTATGACAGTAAACTTAACATCTGTGGGCAAAACAAGACgttttcttttcaattttctgacattttatagaccagaCAACTGATttatgaaatggaaaaataatgaacagattagtctacaaagaaaataatcattagttgcagcccatTGCTCATAGACAACACAgccacatttaaaaatgaaattaagtTTCTATTGTAAATAGTATTATGATCATAGTACAACCAGCTTGTCCCTTTTGAAATGACCTGATCCTTTTTCGTGAGGTAAGTTATTTAGTGTTAGTGTTTTTTTCACTGGAGGTCAAACCTGGGCTAccattttttgcatttaaatacaAGATATCAGTACAAGAACCGAAGGCCATCAAGCTCATTGTAGCTTCTTTCCTTCCATGACAACATGGTGTGGCCACCTTAGACACCAGCGCTGAACGAACCAGTACCAACCTCATGAAACCAGTGTCTGAAGTGATGACATCGCCGGGGACGACCAGATCTTTCCGGTCGAAAGCAGAAACTGAAATAGACACTGCTTTTCGGACAGTTGGTAATCTCATGTCCGCAGCCATGCTTTTggttctgcttcttcttcctcttcttcttctgcttcccTGTAGGGCAGTTGGAAAACAGCTATATGCGTTTTATCGCCACCTGCTGAAGTATGCGTCTGGATGTTTTGGCTACCTAATATTACCAGTAGTTTTAGAACAGCTTAATAAGTCCAGAAATGTGTACGCAATGGAAAACACAACATATCTGTAGCATTGGTTGGCTACTTTTCACCGCTCTGTGAACAAATTTCCTCTTCTTCGAAGTTGTCTTcgtcttcttctcttgcttgtCTTCTCACGAAATTACCGCCACCTGCTGCCCCGAAATATGTACCACAGAGACTAGTGTCCTGTCAACATTCACTCTTCCtttcataaagaaaaacaaaaaacagcaagatGTGAAAATTGAGAATTTACAGTCGTAAATTTCGGCTGTTGACACTATTCATTTCACATACACGCGCGTGCTTGTGCGCTCTTTATAATGCTGAAACCCTCTTGAATCAAATCACCATTTGTTTTTAGAGGTGACAGACTATTGCAGCACGACTAGTTAAGCCACATTTTTTCCAGGGACAGTTGTACAGCTTGCAGTTATATACCGTGACGTGATATTATCTTGAGATTTCCCCTGCACGGTCTCTTTTACACCACCAGATGTCAGCGTTGCCTTCAACACAACTGTGCTCCAACCTTGGCTTCGCATAACGGGGAGGTGACGTCAGATGTCAACACACGCAAACGTCTCCGTCGCCGCCAATCAGCTTAGAGTCAGGCAGACTCTTGTAAAGATGGCGACGGATAGGCACAGAGGAGTAAAAACTGGACGCTTTACCGCTATTAAACACCGATGGTTCAGACACCGTCAAAACTGACCAGGCGGCGGGAGCAAGAGTCCATCGACCAATTGTCAGCCGCGGTACGTTGTTTGGTGCTGTATGGTGACCCGTCGGCCCGGATTGCTTTTGTTTTCGGTTAGTCGTTGCCTTGGACAGCTCATTAGCCTCAAGTTGGAAAGCCAGTGCTAGCCCTGGGCTAGCTGTGTAGCCCCATCGGCTACTGGGATCTCTCTGTACGGCATTCGTGGACTGATCGCCTGCCCAGTGTACACGCTGAACATACTTGTACATGTCCGTACTTAAAGTTTGAATTTTTACGGAAACAGCACCCATGACTAAGTTGGATTAAAACAGATACTTTCCGGGGAAAGCGGAGCACCGACGACCTGGCATTGCGACACTGGAGCGTCGAAGCGGAGTGAGTTTGCCGTCATGTATTTTCTAACCGGCTGGCCCCGTAGGCTGCTTTGTCCGCTGAGGAGTGAAGAGGAGCCCTTCCACATCCAGCCCAGCTCCCAGAGGTTTTACTTCGCCGTGCTGTCAGAGACACAGCTCAGCATCTGGTTCAGTCGGGTAAGTTTCAGCCGCAGCTTCAGTCATGCTCGTGAACTCAGCTGTCCGGACAAAACAATGCGGTCAGCGCTTCTGTCATTTTAGCTAATATGAGCGTGTTGCGTACAGTAGACGCGATTACCCAGTGCTTCACCAGCTACAATCGCTATTGTTTATTTGCGTGGCCATTTGACTGTCTGCCCCTTTATTAAAGAAGATAATTAATAAGTACGGAGAACAGCAGTGGTGCTGTGAAGAGTGAACGCGGTGCCACCGTTAAACACACCTATTTCATACATTACAGGTGATATTGTCACGTATTACAACAGTTAGAGAACATCCGCATTCGTGTGAAGGCAAAGCAGAACAATTTCTCAGTACGTCATATGTGAACGACGCTTCACGTGCGTCGTCGCTCTCATTTACTCCCTCATTCATGACAAAGGAGGCTTGGTGGCTTTTCATCCTCTCAGACACGCAGAACAAGTCGTAGGTAGTGGTGTGTTTTATCAGGCGGCAGCCCAGCATCAACTCACCGTTCAACATCTTACATGATTAGTGTAAACAGTCATGTCAGCGCCTCATTTGATCCctgttatttttccatttttcctccacAGCGTCTCATTCACTTGAAGATATCTCATGTACTGACAGGTTATATTTTTCTGTAAATTGATCACTTACTAAATCTTGAACCATTTTAAGCACTGTGAACTGTCCCAGACACAGATGATATCATATTTTTGCCATTAtccttatttattcatttgctcACAATATGTTTAAATCCCAAATGACAAATAACGTCATGTCATTTGTTACCAGGGAACTCGTCTGCGTAGTTAAGTAAAAGTTCAGCTTTCAGTTTTTTGGAAATGCCCAATGGCTCATGAAGTCATTCCCCATTCAGCACTGTTTCTGGTCCACAGTCCCCCAATGAAAAGTTGGAAAGTCCTATGAAATTCCAGCCCTGTTCCGTTCGCACTCTGAACTCTCTGCTACTGTCCACATTTGAGTTGAATGCGTCAGATTTAGCCATGCTGATAACCAGAGGAGGAATTTGATTTGATAACCTGCAGTGGGGGACATTGTTTACAGCAGTCCGCGCTCCACGCAGCTTGTATATTTTTCAGTTGTAGCAACAATGGATCAGGGTCACTGCTGATTTCCTGAGGCCCACACAGGATGTGACCATGTTTTCCTTCCCCCCTTTCTTAAGATGTTTGCCTGCCTGTGAGTGTCAGCGAGGCGTCCGTGAAAAGGATCGTGTCAGGAATGCCAATTGGAGCAATTTGTTCCTCATGACATGCACCTTTCACATCTGTTATAACCATTGTGTCACGTCAGTTCACCATCCAGCCTGACTCCACACAGGGATGTGGTGGAGGGTTTTGTGTACGCAGTTTTCTCAAGTACTGTATTTACTACATACTTTTAAGTACAGTTCttaaagcaaacacagatgGCAAAGCTGACCACACATAATATCAGGATTGTGATTTTAAATTACATATGTTGTGTGTGCTGGATTGATAACTTTTTAAGTCTAGAAAAGCGTTATATAAATATAGTCCATTTACCTCACAGTCCATTTACTCTGCGTGTCAACATAGATACTATGTTCTGCTGCATTAAAGCTGCTGAGCACCTTGCTCAGCAACATGAGTATGTTGCTCAGGTTATTTGGTGAATCAAGGGGACTGAAAATCTACCATTTCTCCTCCCAGGTTGGGATTGCTCTCAGCCATCATTTTGATACCCAGTCTCTTTAATCCGGTCTAGCCTCTACCTCGACCAGTGCAGCCTGAGCCCGACTAGTTCATTTGAGGCACTATTACTTAATCCGTGTATCACAGTAGCTTAGCCTTGTAGTCGTTCTGTTCTGGCGCCTCCCAACAGCTGTACCGTGCCGCACAGGATGTCTAGGAACAGAGGGATGGAGTTTGTCGGTGTGGTGGCACTATTACGCAACAGTGGCACCACACCAACAGTAGTTGGATCTGAGTGCCTGCGGAAATTAACagcattgtgcatgtgtgcacacgaATTGTGACTTCAGTTTAACCAACACTAACTGCATGTAATTGTGGCGGGGCATGGAAAATGGGAATACAGGGAGGATGAGATTGGCACGCTACTACCTTTCAAACGATTTCAGTTTTAGCTCAGGTAAAATAATGTACACCTGTTGGTTGTTTGAGATTTTGGCATGCAAACACAGGTCCCCCAGGGTCAGTTTTTTCGTTGGCGggtcttcctgtgtgtcagcGGGCAGCACACCTGCTTGCCTGCAGGGTTGGTTGAGGCAGTGAGTGACTTTTCAGTGTATTAAACAAACTTATTGATC is drawn from Chaetodon trifascialis isolate fChaTrf1 chromosome 20, fChaTrf1.hap1, whole genome shotgun sequence and contains these coding sequences:
- the exosc2 gene encoding exosome complex component RRP4 is translated as MAADMRLPTVRKAVSISVSAFDRKDLVVPGDVITSDTGFMRGHGTYVDEDKLTASVAGEVQRVDKLICVRPLKTRFNGEVGDVVVGRITEVQQKRWKVETNSRLDSVLLLSSVNLPGGELRRRSAEDELTMREYLQEGDLISAEVQSVFSDGALSLHTRSLKYGKLGQGVLVQLSPSLIKRQKTHFHNLPCGASIILGNNGFVWLYPTPEQQEEEAGGFYTSMEPVSLSDREVISRLRNCLLALAAHKVLLYDTSVLYCYESSVQHQVKDILKPEVMEEIIMLTQQKLLEQEG